From the genome of Medicago truncatula cultivar Jemalong A17 chromosome 2, MtrunA17r5.0-ANR, whole genome shotgun sequence:
TCACATTTTGGAATTGATTTTTATAAGGATGTTCATAGTATTACAACaatcttttctaaaaaaaattgaattgtttaacaagatatgaattaaatatgaatttttaagcgctaaaaacttaaaaattcatatttaattcatcacttattaaaaaaaaacttttgcttGAGAGATTTCTATAACGTACTAAACAcgaccacaaaaaaataatagaaaattttgaaagatacACATGATTTTACttaaatgtagggaccaaaagttGTGATAGAAATTTTATGaggaataaaaaattgatgaaaaattttataggaactaaaacttaaaattttaaaaaaattatagggaccaaaaatatagttaatctaaattttaaaaatatttgtcactTTCTTTTTGCGAATATAAACATATGACactttatctttcaaaaaaaaaaaaaaatgacactttATATATAAATAGGTTTCAATGATCAatgtatcataatttttttaaagtacaaGTAAAATATTGATTACAAGTACACGTGAAAATAATTCAGTTATTATCGacattatatataatatgtatAAGTTGgagttcaaatttaaaattcgtTCACTTTATAAATACGCTTTAGTGATCATAAATTCATtcactttaaaaattaaattatgatcactaaactatttgataatttttttataaaatatcttaTGGTTATCgatatttattttctataatcATGCATGATcgttaagataaaaaaaatatttaatggttGTGTTATGTACAACAAGTTTGGAAGTGTAATAATTGTAACAAGAGCTACTTTTAGACtctgtttagattgatgaaataGAACGAAATGGAATGGAATAAAATGAAACATAATAAAATGAAGTGGAACGAAATGAGATGAAATAAAACTTACATTAtattgtttgaatattttatgaTGGAACGATTTAGAATATGTAAAAGTtgcatttctctctttttctttctggTCAACAAAGTTGAATTTCTCTTTGATTTTCACTTAAGCACGGAGATCATTGTTTCGTGGGTCTCGTAAAATTTTATCTTGGCAAAAATGAACCACACCTCATTTTAAATCATTTCAAGACTTGGATTGTTTACGTCTCTTCATGTACTACTTGTTGcaccaaattaaattttaaggCACCCAAAGCATGATCAAGTTCTCTTCGACAATCCTCTAAATTTAAGGAGAGCAATCTTTTCATGGTTTCTCTTATTCATGTTAACTCCTTATGATTATATAAACGAGTACATTTTTCGATCATGATGCTATATATGCATAATGCATGACATATATAAAAACTATAACAACATTTAATTATGTATCCTAAAGTCACTCCTAATCAACCAACCACGGATGCGTTTTGCTGATACGTACAAATAAATATTCATCGTACTACCAATTGAGTAAAGCTCACAAGTACTCCCAACAGTTACATATCAATATTCATCGTGCTACCAACCGAACTACATTACCCACCAAACattaatttgatatgttttgttaCGTCAAATTTGtttccatttttgtttataattataaattcaaATCTAGTACAATTGGGAGTGTTATTTAACTTAACGCTTTAAATGGGTGGTGTACCATTGAAAAACCATcgaatataataattattatttttgactaaCCATCCAATATAATCTTATCATGCCCATTTAGTCCCTAGCCTATGAAATTCAAATGACTAAAAATTCCCTCTAATTAAGCAATTAATACATTACGGATTACCCACCAAACATTAATTTTGTCCTGATTTACCATAATGAAGCAACCAATTAATCTCATAACcctttgaaatatttttgtatgGTGGATCCACTCTACCCCAATAATCAAACAATACTACATATGTGTGCTTTCTTCCTACTCCAAAATACCTTTTACACAAATGTCAAACTAGTAAAAGTTCGAAAAGTAAGAAGTTGGTAACTGCTTACTTTTCTATGAAgtcataggaaaaaaaaaatgtaacatagcaaacttcaataaaataaatatcatagtctaaaaaattaatgaaagtgTTATATGTATGATCTAATATGAAAATGTCCCTACACATTTTCCTATCAAATCTTAGTTAACATAACTTCTTTCCATGTCTTGTCTCTCTCCCATTATGTTCTCCCTCTACCCTATTTAAATGGACACACACCTAGTACGCTTTTCCTCAACCGTTTCACACTAACCTTATAGAATTTTAAACCTCTCACCAAATATACCAACAAAAATGACTAGAAAATGTTTCGTTTGTTTCATGTTTCTTGAGGTTGTTTGTTTCATTGTAATTGGTGTTCATGGTGACAAAAATTTACCTGCTAGGAAAATTTCTGATGGAAATTATCATGTAACAATGAGAAAATTGCAATCATTTAAAACCTCTTTAACAAGACATGATTCTTTTGCTTCAACACCATCATCTTCTTTTGcaccttctccttcttctcagCCAGCTGAGGTATAATTCAATCATATGCACAACCTTGAgcctttgatttttgtttagtACATTTTTTTACTAGGACTAACCGTATATGTTATTTTAGTACCTAAGTTTTTTAGTAGAGAACATTAGGAACAATGCCTATAacattgtacctaagttttgtaatttttactgtgtgaaaatatcaaatgtttgatgattttttttgtcatgtagGGTATGAACAATCCAAGAGTATACCATGTGACATCCTATGGTGCAGACCCAACAGGCAATTCAGATAGCACTGAAGCATTACTTGCAGCCATAGCAGATGCAACCAATGGTCCAAGTGAAGGATATTTGATGGAAGGCATCAGTAACCTTGGAGGTGCACAGATTAATCTTGAAGGTGGAAATTATATGATCAGAAGGTCACTCAAGTTACCGGTATCCGGCGTTGGAAACCTAATGGTATGCAtgcaaaaattgtttcatttgctaattacataaaaaaaattataaatcagaTATCTCTGCGTACAACTGTAGAAACTAATTCTCAAAGATGCACAATTGTAGAAAAATTCCGTGCTGTCCTTTTTTATTACAATATGAAAAGTATCTACCAATGTTTACATATCCATTGTCATTATTTGACAATTGGCAGTGTTTTAAGACTTTATGGCTAGGCCAAATTCAATTTTTGAGACAAGTAGTCTCAATTTAGTATATTTTAGTCATGATGGTGAAGCAGTTGGTCTAACTAGACCAAGAAAAAATGAGTATTGACTATTTCTATTTCATTAAAGcattcaaaaaattcaaaatttttgacatgtcaatttaattttttgttgttgtaatatGATGGAAAAACAGATACATGGAGGAACCATAAAAGCCTCAAATGATTTTCCAAATGATGGCTACATTATTGATTTATCAACCTCTTCAAATGAAAATGATGGGAAAAATTCACCTTCATCATCCTACAATTTTGAGTACATAACTCTCAAGGATCTCTTATTGGATTCAAACTTTAGAGGAGGAGGCATTTCAGTCATAAATTCACTCAGAACAAACATAGACAATTGTTACATTACACATTTCACTACCAATGGAATTTTAGTCCAAAGTGGCCATGAAACATACATAAGAAACTCTTTCCTTGGCCAGCACATAACTGCCGGAGGCGATAAAAACGAAAGGAATTTCTCAGGCACAGGAATAAACATCCAAGGTAACGATAATGCTGTCACCGATGTTGTAATTTTCTCTGCTGCTATAGGAATCATGGTAACTGGTCAAGCAAACACATTTTCTGGTGTACATTGTTACAATAAGGCCACTGGATTCGGTGGTACCGGAATTTATTTGAAACTACCTGGTTTAACACAAACAAGGATTGTGAATTCATACATGGATTATACAAGTATTGTTGCTGAAGATCCTGTTCAACTTCATATTTCTAGTAGTTTCTTCCTTGGTGATGCCAATATTGTGTTGAAATCTATGAAAGGTGTTTTAAATGGTGTTACTATTGTTGATAACATGTTCTCTGGATCAAATCAAGGTGTTGAAGTTATTCATTTGGATAAATCAAATGGTCCTTTTCATCAAATTGATCAAGTTACTGTTGATAGGAACGTAGCGACGGGGATGAATTTAAAGGCTACTGTCGCGAAAAGATCGTTGCAAGGGAATGGTACTTCATGGAATGTTGATTTTAACAACATTCTTCTTTTTCCTAACCTTATAAAAAATGTTCAGTACTCGTTAAGTTCAACAGGTAGCAGTTTTCCTAATCATGCTATCAGAAATGTGTCGGACAATCGCGTTGTGATTGAAACGAATGAAGCAGTTGCTGCGAATGTTTTTGTCGCGGTGGATCAAAGTATGTCAAGTTGAAGAAGGTTTCAAGCTAGTGAGATGAAAGTAAGCATGATATAGAAGTCATGAATTTGATTGAAGAGGGAAATGTGTATACATTTGGTTGAGAAGTCTTGTTTACTTTCTTTGGGTAAACTTAGATTAAATTTAGTATCATACTACACATTTTCGTAGATTTATAAGAAGATTTAGATTTCATTGAATCACAAATTGTTCTGTAAGTGATGCTTAAGTATTTGATAGAAGATATACTTGTCACATTAAGAAGATTTAGATTTCATTGATATACTTGTCACATTTAGTTATTTAGTTATTATACACAAATGAAGGAGAAGATATACATGACAGAAAGAAAGTAATTCTTTTTAACCAAATTAAtcttatgaatattttttattttatttttggttacatGTTAGTTATTTACAATGAACAAATTCTAAGCAAAAACTACTATTTTGAGACATGTTAATTGATAATGTTtaagttttctttcaaaaaaaaaattgataatgttTAAGTAAATCATACTATGTATGGTTTGTCATCATGTGACTTTTATACCAAGCTagtttaattgaaaattttagagCCTAAACGGTTTAgctgaaaatattttgaaatatagaTCGTTACATtagttgaaaatattttaaagagaAGGGTGTATCTAGCAAGGGAATTTTAATTTTGGCCCAATCTCAACTATGAAAATTTTGACTCCAGTATGTTGAACattgctttttaggcccccACCATATCTTCTTAGGCTCCCTGAAATTACTAAATTAGTCTTTCTTATATGTACGGTATATAAATGCCGAACTAAATTAACCTTTGTTACACAGCAATGCATATGGCTAGGGATGGCAATGAGTAGGGTATCCATCCCCATATCcgcgtttgtaaaaaatgtcCGTACCCGTGCCTGttccctcgtgggcaacaactttagtgcccttcCCTATACCCtatgggcacttaagtgcccatacccgcacccattacccacacttgaaataaaactatgatccaaatttttttaaatcaacttacgaaataatatgaatcgtaatatttagccaaataaagaaacatccaaaatatttctggaaagaaaaaaaaaatagatacctTACATCAGTTATACGTTAAAAAGTTGTAGTTGCAtgttaaaatcataataaattgatactaaaatttttattaatctGTTTTAGGTTTAAGGTTaggcttaaatagttaaatttattaattaattgtacaccaaaaataaataaattatttataatattatatagatACATATATGCGGGTTGCGGGGCTGGGTAGTACAGTGCCCATACCCATATaaatttgcgggtaattacccATACCCAAGCCCGGATCCATGAAAGTGGgattttaccctacccatagc
Proteins encoded in this window:
- the LOC11442760 gene encoding polygalacturonase QRT3 yields the protein MTRKCFVCFMFLEVVCFIVIGVHGDKNLPARKISDGNYHVTMRKLQSFKTSLTRHDSFASTPSSSFAPSPSSQPAEGMNNPRVYHVTSYGADPTGNSDSTEALLAAIADATNGPSEGYLMEGISNLGGAQINLEGGNYMIRRSLKLPVSGVGNLMIHGGTIKASNDFPNDGYIIDLSTSSNENDGKNSPSSSYNFEYITLKDLLLDSNFRGGGISVINSLRTNIDNCYITHFTTNGILVQSGHETYIRNSFLGQHITAGGDKNERNFSGTGINIQGNDNAVTDVVIFSAAIGIMVTGQANTFSGVHCYNKATGFGGTGIYLKLPGLTQTRIVNSYMDYTSIVAEDPVQLHISSSFFLGDANIVLKSMKGVLNGVTIVDNMFSGSNQGVEVIHLDKSNGPFHQIDQVTVDRNVATGMNLKATVAKRSLQGNGTSWNVDFNNILLFPNLIKNVQYSLSSTGSSFPNHAIRNVSDNRVVIETNEAVAANVFVAVDQSMSS